The proteins below are encoded in one region of Pseudomonas entomophila L48:
- a CDS encoding DNA topoisomerase IB: MPDCPLPASLHYVDDTQPGLTRRLWRERFHYFDRQGQRIRDTETLARIAALVIPPAYTDVWICADPQGHLQATGRDARGRKQYRYHALWRELRDQHKYDRMLAFAEALPNLRKQLDRHLACPGLGREKVMALVISLLDNTLIRIGNRQYLRDNRSYGLTTLATRHVRVRGSIMRFQFRGKRGVEHDVTLRDRRLAGLLKRCIELPGQALFQYLDEQGQRHCVGSTEINQFIQQLTGADFTAKDYRTWAGSTLALDLLKPLAWEPISEARRQVAAIVRQVAARLGNTPAVCRRCYIHPAVLEQFQLGHLAKLPRVRQRKGLEREEVALLRFLQDLQA, from the coding sequence ATGCCTGACTGCCCGTTGCCTGCTTCACTGCATTACGTCGATGACACTCAGCCCGGCCTGACGCGGCGTCTTTGGCGCGAGCGCTTTCATTACTTCGACAGGCAAGGCCAGCGGATTCGCGATACTGAAACGCTCGCTCGCATCGCCGCGCTGGTGATTCCGCCCGCCTATACCGACGTGTGGATCTGCGCCGATCCGCAGGGGCATCTGCAGGCCACCGGGCGTGACGCCCGCGGGCGCAAGCAGTACCGCTACCACGCCCTGTGGCGCGAACTGCGCGACCAGCACAAGTACGACCGCATGCTGGCCTTCGCCGAAGCCCTGCCGAACCTGCGAAAACAGTTGGATCGACACCTGGCATGTCCCGGCCTGGGCCGGGAGAAGGTCATGGCACTGGTGATCAGCCTGCTCGACAACACGCTGATACGCATCGGTAACCGACAGTACCTTCGCGACAATCGCTCCTATGGACTGACTACCCTCGCGACGCGTCACGTCAGGGTCCGTGGCAGCATCATGCGCTTCCAGTTCCGGGGCAAGCGCGGCGTCGAGCATGACGTCACATTGCGCGACAGGCGCCTGGCCGGGCTGCTCAAGCGCTGCATCGAACTACCCGGCCAGGCATTGTTCCAGTACCTCGACGAGCAAGGACAACGTCACTGCGTGGGCTCGACCGAAATCAACCAGTTCATCCAGCAACTCACCGGGGCCGACTTCACGGCCAAGGACTATCGCACCTGGGCAGGCAGCACCCTGGCCCTCGACTTGTTGAAACCGCTGGCGTGGGAACCCATCAGCGAGGCCCGCCGCCAGGTGGCCGCGATAGTCCGCCAGGTGGCGGCCCGCTTGGGAAACACCCCGGCGGTCTGCCGGCGCTGCTACATCCACCCTGCCGTGCTGGAACAGTTCCAGCTCGGGCACCTGGCCAAGCTGCCTCGTGTCCGCCAGCGCAAGGGCCTGGAACGGGAGGAAGTGGCACTGTTGCGCTTCCTGCAGGACCTGCAGGCCTAG
- the modC gene encoding molybdenum ABC transporter ATP-binding protein produces the protein MTKAIQARLKLARDDFTLDVDLCLPGRGISALFGHSGSGKTSCLRCLAGLERAASAYIEVNGEVWEDSARGLFLAPHKRPVGYVFQEASLFPHLSVRANLEFGWRRIAPAERKINQAQACQLLGIGHLLERKPATLSGGEAQRVGIARALLSSPRLLLMDEPLAALDNARKREILPYLERLHDELDIPLIYVSHAQDEVARLADHLVLLEQGKAVASGPIGQTLARLDLSLAQGEDAGVVLEGVVVGHDPHYGLFDLRLPGSDGQLLRIAHPDLHVGSTLRLKVQARDVSLALNADAASSILNRLPVRVRECRPADNPAHVLVSLDAAGNPLLARITRYSAEQLGVQAGQTLWAQIKSVALLG, from the coding sequence ATGACCAAAGCGATACAGGCGCGCCTGAAACTGGCCCGCGACGATTTCACCCTGGATGTCGACCTGTGCCTGCCTGGCCGTGGCATCAGCGCCCTGTTCGGCCACTCGGGCTCGGGCAAGACCTCCTGCCTGCGCTGCCTGGCCGGGCTCGAACGTGCCGCCAGCGCCTACATCGAGGTCAACGGCGAGGTCTGGGAAGACAGCGCACGCGGTCTATTCCTCGCCCCCCACAAACGCCCGGTGGGCTATGTATTCCAGGAAGCCAGCCTGTTTCCGCACTTGTCAGTACGCGCCAACCTGGAATTCGGTTGGCGCCGCATCGCCCCCGCCGAGCGCAAGATCAACCAGGCGCAAGCCTGCCAACTGCTCGGTATCGGCCACCTGCTCGAACGCAAGCCGGCAACGCTGTCCGGTGGCGAGGCCCAGCGTGTCGGCATTGCCCGGGCGCTGCTCAGCAGCCCGCGGCTGCTGCTGATGGACGAACCCCTGGCGGCCCTGGACAACGCGCGCAAACGCGAAATCCTGCCCTACCTCGAACGCCTGCACGATGAACTGGACATCCCGCTGATCTACGTCAGCCATGCCCAGGACGAAGTGGCACGCCTGGCCGACCATCTGGTGCTGCTGGAACAGGGCAAGGCCGTGGCCAGTGGCCCCATCGGCCAGACCCTGGCCCGCCTCGACCTGTCGCTGGCCCAGGGCGAGGACGCCGGCGTCGTGCTTGAAGGGGTGGTGGTCGGCCATGACCCACATTACGGATTGTTCGACCTGCGCCTGCCCGGCAGCGACGGGCAACTGCTGCGCATCGCCCATCCCGACCTGCATGTCGGCAGCACCCTGCGGCTCAAGGTGCAGGCGCGCGACGTGAGCCTGGCGCTGAACGCCGACGCTGCCTCAAGCATCCTCAACCGCTTGCCGGTCCGGGTACGCGAATGCCGCCCCGCCGACAACCCGGCCCATGTTCTGGTCAGCCTGGATGCCGCCGGCAACCCGCTGCTGGCACGCATTACCCGCTACTCGGCCGAGCAGTTGGGCGTGCAGGCAGGCCAAACGCTGTGGGCGCAGATCAAGTCGGTGGCACTGCTGGGTTGA
- the modB gene encoding molybdate ABC transporter permease subunit, whose protein sequence is MPLDASDLGAIWLTIKLASLTTAILLVVGTPIAWWLARTRSWLRGPIGAVVALPLVLPPTVIGFYLLLALGPHGWIGQTTQALGLGSVVFSFTGLVIGSVVYSMPFVVQPLQNAFGAIGQRPLEVAATLRASPWDTFVHVVLPLARPGFITASILGFAHTVGEFGVVLMIGGNIPDKTRVVSVQIFDHVEAMEYAQAHWLAGAMLVFSFLVLLMLYAGRRGKAGWS, encoded by the coding sequence ATGCCGCTCGACGCCAGTGACCTGGGGGCGATCTGGCTGACCATCAAGCTGGCCAGCCTGACCACAGCCATCCTCCTGGTGGTGGGCACGCCCATCGCCTGGTGGCTGGCCCGCACCCGCTCCTGGCTGCGCGGGCCGATCGGCGCGGTGGTGGCCCTGCCCCTGGTGCTGCCACCGACGGTGATCGGTTTCTACCTGCTGCTGGCCCTCGGCCCCCACGGCTGGATTGGCCAGACGACCCAGGCCCTGGGCCTGGGTAGCGTGGTGTTCAGCTTCACCGGGCTGGTGATCGGCTCGGTGGTGTACTCCATGCCCTTCGTGGTGCAACCGCTGCAGAACGCCTTCGGCGCCATCGGCCAGCGCCCACTGGAGGTGGCAGCGACGCTGCGCGCCAGCCCCTGGGACACCTTCGTCCACGTGGTGCTGCCGCTGGCCCGTCCCGGCTTCATCACCGCCAGCATCCTCGGCTTCGCCCACACCGTGGGCGAATTCGGCGTGGTGCTGATGATCGGTGGCAACATCCCCGACAAGACCCGCGTGGTTTCGGTGCAGATCTTCGATCATGTCGAAGCCATGGAATACGCCCAGGCCCACTGGCTGGCCGGGGCGATGCTGGTGTTCTCCTTCCTGGTGCTGCTGATGCTCTATGCTGGCCGCCGTGGCAAGGCGGGCTGGAGCTGA
- the modA gene encoding molybdate ABC transporter substrate-binding protein has protein sequence MRIRLSHLAISALATLVSVNNALADEVQVAVAANFTAPIQAIAKDFEKDTGHKLVAAYGATGQFYAQIKNGAPFEVFLAADDSTPAKLEQEKEIVDGSRFTYAVGTLALWSAKPGYVDAKGEVLKKNEFKHLSIANPKAAPYGLAATQVLDKLKLTEATKAKIVEGQNITQAFQFVSTGNAELGFVALSQVYKDGKIENGSAWIVPSELHDPIRQDAVILNKGKDNPAAKALVDYLKGPKAAAVIKSYGYEI, from the coding sequence ATGCGTATTCGCCTGTCCCACCTGGCCATCAGTGCCCTGGCCACCCTGGTTTCCGTCAACAACGCCCTGGCCGATGAAGTGCAGGTCGCCGTGGCGGCCAACTTCACCGCACCTATCCAGGCCATCGCCAAGGACTTCGAGAAAGACACCGGCCACAAGTTGGTCGCCGCCTATGGCGCCACCGGCCAGTTCTACGCGCAGATCAAGAACGGCGCGCCGTTCGAGGTGTTCCTCGCCGCCGACGACAGCACCCCCGCCAAACTCGAGCAGGAAAAGGAAATCGTCGACGGTTCGCGCTTTACCTACGCCGTCGGCACCCTGGCACTGTGGTCGGCCAAACCGGGCTATGTCGATGCCAAAGGCGAAGTACTGAAGAAGAACGAATTCAAGCACCTGTCGATTGCCAACCCCAAGGCTGCCCCCTATGGCCTGGCCGCCACCCAGGTGCTGGACAAGCTCAAGCTGACCGAAGCCACCAAAGCCAAGATCGTCGAGGGCCAGAACATCACCCAAGCCTTCCAGTTCGTCTCCACTGGCAACGCCGAACTGGGCTTCGTCGCCCTGTCGCAGGTCTACAAGGACGGCAAGATCGAGAACGGTTCGGCCTGGATCGTCCCGTCCGAACTGCATGATCCGATCCGCCAGGACGCGGTCATCCTCAACAAAGGCAAGGACAACCCGGCCGCCAAGGCACTGGTCGACTACCTCAAGGGCCCGAAAGCCGCCGCGGTGATCAAATCGTACGGCTATGAAATCTGA
- a CDS encoding NAD(P)H-dependent flavin oxidoreductase, with protein MSTWQDRRILDLLGIEVPILQAPMAGASGAAMAIAVGNAGGLGALPCAMLTLEQVRGEIEAFRAACQGPLNLNFFCHQPPAPDPERDARWKQALKPYYQELGADFEAPTPVSNRAPFDERSCQLIEAMRPEVVSFHFGLPSADLLQRVKASGAKVLSSATTVEEALWLEQRGCDAIIAMGYEAGGHRGMFLSEDITSQIGTFALVPQIVDAVRVPVIAAGGISDHRGLVAALALGASAAQIGTAYLFCPEAKVSAAHRHALDTAPASDTALTNLFTGRPARGINNRLMRELGPMNTLAPRFPLAGGALMPLRAITDAQGNADFSNLWSGQALRLGRHMPAGERTRDIADNALKKLTF; from the coding sequence ATGAGCACCTGGCAAGACCGCCGCATCCTCGACCTGCTGGGCATCGAGGTGCCCATCCTCCAGGCGCCCATGGCCGGCGCCAGCGGCGCGGCCATGGCCATCGCCGTGGGCAATGCCGGCGGTCTGGGCGCCCTGCCGTGCGCCATGCTCACTCTTGAACAGGTGCGCGGCGAGATCGAGGCGTTCCGGGCCGCCTGCCAAGGCCCGCTCAACCTGAACTTCTTCTGCCACCAGCCACCTGCGCCCGACCCTGAACGCGACGCGCGCTGGAAACAGGCACTCAAGCCCTACTACCAAGAGCTTGGGGCAGACTTCGAGGCGCCGACACCCGTGTCCAACCGGGCGCCCTTCGACGAACGAAGCTGCCAGTTGATCGAGGCGATGCGCCCGGAAGTGGTCAGCTTTCACTTTGGCTTGCCTTCGGCCGACCTGCTGCAACGGGTCAAGGCTTCGGGCGCCAAGGTATTGTCCAGCGCCACCACGGTCGAGGAAGCCCTCTGGCTGGAGCAGCGGGGCTGCGACGCGATCATCGCCATGGGCTATGAAGCCGGCGGCCATCGCGGCATGTTCCTCAGCGAAGACATCACCAGCCAGATCGGCACCTTCGCCCTGGTACCGCAGATCGTCGATGCCGTGCGGGTGCCCGTGATCGCCGCTGGCGGGATCAGCGACCACCGCGGACTGGTCGCCGCCCTGGCACTGGGCGCCTCGGCGGCGCAGATCGGCACCGCCTACTTGTTCTGCCCGGAAGCGAAAGTCTCCGCGGCCCACCGTCACGCGCTGGACACGGCTCCGGCCAGCGATACAGCGCTGACCAACCTGTTCACTGGCCGCCCCGCGCGGGGCATCAACAACCGCCTCATGCGCGAACTGGGGCCGATGAATACCCTCGCCCCACGCTTCCCGCTGGCAGGCGGCGCGCTGATGCCATTGCGGGCAATCACCGATGCGCAGGGCAATGCCGATTTCAGCAACCTGTGGTCGGGCCAGGCCTTGCGGCTTGGGCGGCACATGCCGGCAGGCGAACGGACCCGGGACATCGCGGACAACGCACTGAAAAAACTGACTTTCTGA
- a CDS encoding DUF1883 domain-containing protein codes for MKFVHQREHLNEDDIVVIECSQRCNIRLMNDANFRSFKNGGRHTYHGGHFERFPAKITVPSTGFWNITIDTVTTRPISVTRKPTLTHKIKIIRRSSSKLG; via the coding sequence ATGAAATTCGTACACCAGCGCGAGCACCTGAACGAGGACGACATCGTCGTCATCGAGTGCTCCCAGCGCTGCAATATCCGCCTGATGAACGACGCCAACTTCCGCAGTTTCAAGAACGGCGGCCGGCACACGTACCACGGCGGCCACTTCGAACGCTTCCCGGCCAAGATCACCGTACCCAGCACCGGTTTCTGGAACATCACCATCGACACCGTGACCACGCGGCCGATCTCGGTAACACGCAAGCCGACGCTCACCCACAAGATCAAGATCATTCGCCGCTCGTCGTCGAAACTCGGATAA
- a CDS encoding c-type cytochrome produces MKPLSRVVISSLLVLAWPSAHAADGQKIFNQGGQNPAAMACLGCHGADGKGIAAAGFPRLAGLPAGYLAKQLHDFRNASRKQAVMEPLAKALDDAEIEAVSAYLSTLPADAAPDQRRQQIATDPVTRLALYGDWSRQIPGCVQCHGPGGSGVGEHFPPLAGQPAGYLVAQLNAWRDGSRSNDPNQLMVNVAKAMTDAEVKAVAEYFAHPAVQEAKP; encoded by the coding sequence ATGAAACCCTTGAGCCGTGTCGTGATCAGCAGTCTGCTGGTCCTGGCCTGGCCCTCGGCGCATGCTGCCGATGGCCAGAAAATCTTCAACCAGGGCGGACAGAACCCCGCTGCCATGGCCTGCCTGGGTTGCCATGGCGCCGACGGCAAGGGTATTGCCGCCGCTGGTTTTCCCCGCCTGGCCGGCTTGCCTGCCGGCTATCTCGCCAAGCAACTGCACGACTTTCGCAACGCCAGCCGCAAGCAGGCGGTAATGGAGCCGTTGGCCAAGGCGCTGGACGATGCGGAAATCGAAGCGGTCAGCGCTTACCTGAGCACGCTCCCGGCTGACGCGGCCCCCGATCAACGCCGCCAGCAGATCGCCACCGATCCGGTCACCCGCCTGGCACTGTATGGCGACTGGAGCCGCCAGATCCCCGGTTGCGTGCAATGCCATGGGCCTGGCGGCAGTGGTGTTGGCGAGCACTTTCCACCCTTGGCCGGGCAGCCGGCCGGTTACCTGGTTGCGCAGCTCAATGCCTGGCGCGACGGCAGTCGCAGCAACGACCCTAATCAGTTGATGGTCAATGTCGCCAAGGCGATGACCGACGCCGAGGTCAAGGCGGTCGCCGAGTACTTCGCCCATCCCGCCGTCCAGGAGGCCAAGCCATGA
- a CDS encoding c-type cytochrome, translating into MKAVIPALLLLAMGGTQAAPIAMEDQSQLKVPGAQAAPQFVPPSEDAIPDNAFGKMVRQGHALFVDTRRLMPEAVGNGLNCSNCHLDQGRLAHSAPLWGAYPMYPAYRKKNDKVNTFAERIQGCFQFSMNGKPPAADSPQMTALSVYAYWLSTQAPTGVEIAGRGYPEVPRPEGGYDFKRGQQVFQAQCAICHGSDGEGQKVAGEYVMPPLWGKDSYNWGAGMHRINTSASYIKYNMPLGKPGSLSDQQAWDVAAWINRHERPQDPRLVEGSIEKTRLKFHANDGVNLYGQKVDGVLIGQGTGG; encoded by the coding sequence ATGAAAGCCGTGATTCCAGCCCTGCTGTTGTTGGCCATGGGTGGTACCCAGGCGGCGCCGATCGCCATGGAAGACCAATCCCAGCTCAAGGTGCCTGGCGCCCAGGCCGCGCCGCAGTTCGTGCCGCCGAGCGAAGACGCGATCCCGGACAATGCCTTCGGCAAGATGGTCCGTCAGGGGCACGCGCTGTTCGTCGATACCCGGCGGCTGATGCCCGAGGCCGTGGGCAATGGCCTGAACTGCAGCAATTGCCACCTCGACCAGGGCCGTCTGGCCCATTCTGCGCCGCTGTGGGGCGCCTATCCGATGTATCCGGCTTATCGCAAGAAGAACGACAAGGTCAACACCTTCGCCGAACGCATCCAGGGCTGTTTCCAGTTCAGCATGAACGGCAAGCCACCGGCCGCCGATAGCCCGCAGATGACCGCGCTCAGCGTATATGCCTACTGGCTTTCGACCCAGGCCCCGACGGGGGTGGAAATTGCCGGCCGGGGTTACCCCGAGGTGCCCAGGCCTGAAGGCGGGTATGACTTCAAGCGTGGCCAGCAGGTCTTCCAGGCGCAATGCGCGATCTGCCATGGCAGCGATGGCGAGGGCCAGAAGGTCGCCGGCGAGTACGTGATGCCGCCGCTGTGGGGCAAGGACTCCTACAACTGGGGGGCCGGCATGCACCGGATCAACACTTCTGCTTCCTACATCAAGTACAACATGCCCCTGGGCAAGCCCGGCAGCCTGAGCGACCAGCAGGCCTGGGACGTGGCGGCCTGGATCAATCGCCACGAACGGCCGCAGGATCCGCGGTTGGTGGAAGGCTCGATCGAGAAGACCCGGCTGAAGTTCCATGCCAATGATGGGGTCAACCTGTACGGGCAGAAGGTCGATGGGGTGCTGATCGGTCAGGGGACCGGCGGCTGA
- the galU gene encoding UTP--glucose-1-phosphate uridylyltransferase GalU: protein MIKKCLFPAAGYGTRFLPATKAMPKEMLPVVNKPLIQYGVEEALDAGLHQISIVTGRGKRALEDHFDISYELENQIKGTDKEKYLVGIRRLLDECSFSYTRQTEMKGLGHAILTGRPLIGDEPFAVVLADDLCVNLEGEGVLAQMVALYKKYRCSIVAIQEVDPQETNKYGVIAGEEIKDGIFRVDAMVEKPKPEDAPSNLAIIGRYILTPDIFEKIEQTEPGKGGEIQITDALMKQAAEGNVIAYKFKGKRFDCGGAEGYIEATNFCFEHFYKTGKAY from the coding sequence ATGATCAAAAAATGCTTGTTCCCGGCAGCCGGTTACGGCACTCGTTTCCTGCCCGCTACCAAAGCCATGCCCAAGGAAATGCTGCCGGTGGTCAACAAGCCACTGATCCAGTATGGCGTTGAAGAGGCACTGGACGCCGGTCTGCATCAGATCTCCATCGTCACTGGCCGTGGCAAGCGTGCCCTGGAAGACCACTTCGATATCAGCTACGAGCTGGAAAACCAGATCAAAGGCACCGACAAGGAAAAATACCTGGTCGGCATCCGCCGTCTGCTCGACGAGTGCTCCTTCTCCTACACCCGTCAGACCGAGATGAAAGGCCTGGGCCATGCCATTCTCACCGGCCGCCCGCTGATCGGCGATGAGCCGTTCGCCGTGGTGCTGGCCGACGACCTGTGCGTCAACCTCGAAGGTGAAGGCGTGCTCGCGCAGATGGTCGCGCTGTACAAGAAGTACCGCTGCTCGATCGTCGCCATCCAGGAAGTCGATCCGCAGGAAACCAACAAGTACGGCGTTATCGCCGGTGAAGAAATCAAGGACGGCATCTTCCGTGTCGACGCCATGGTCGAGAAGCCGAAGCCGGAAGACGCACCGTCCAACCTGGCCATCATCGGTCGCTACATCCTGACCCCGGACATCTTCGAGAAGATCGAACAGACCGAACCCGGCAAGGGCGGCGAAATCCAGATCACCGATGCGCTGATGAAGCAGGCCGCAGAAGGCAACGTGATCGCCTACAAGTTCAAGGGCAAGCGTTTCGACTGCGGTGGCGCCGAGGGTTACATCGAGGCGACCAACTTCTGCTTCGAGCACTTCTACAAGACCGGCAAGGCGTACTGA
- the gorA gene encoding glutathione-disulfide reductase → MAYDFDLFVIGAGSGGVRAARFAAGFGAKVAVAESRYLGGTCVNVGCVPKKLLVYGAHVADELEQAAGFGWTLEEGHFDWGTLIGNKNREIERLNGIYRNLLVNSGVTLLQGHARMTGAHEVEMDGQRYSAEHILIATGGWPQVPDIPGKELAITSNEAFYLKDLPRRVLVVGGGYIAVEFAGIFQGLGADTTLLYRGDLFLRGFDGSVRTHLKEELEKRGLDLQFNADIQRIDKLDDGSLKATLKDGRELVADCVFYATGRRPMLDNLGLENTGVELDERGFIRVDEQYQTTEPSVLAIGDVIGRVQLTPVALAEGMAVARRLFKPEQYRPVDYQNIPTAVFSQPPIGTVGLTEEQALKAGHKVQVFESRFRAMKLTLTDIQEKTLMKLVVDAETDKVLGCHMVGPDAGEIIQGLGVALKAGVTKLQFDETIGVHPTAAEEFVTMRTVTR, encoded by the coding sequence ATGGCCTACGATTTTGATCTGTTCGTGATTGGCGCCGGTTCCGGCGGTGTGCGCGCGGCGCGTTTCGCCGCGGGCTTCGGTGCGAAAGTGGCGGTGGCCGAGAGCCGCTACCTGGGGGGCACCTGCGTCAACGTCGGCTGCGTGCCGAAGAAACTGCTGGTATACGGCGCCCATGTGGCCGACGAGCTGGAGCAGGCCGCAGGCTTTGGCTGGACCCTGGAAGAGGGGCACTTCGACTGGGGCACCTTGATCGGCAACAAGAACCGCGAGATCGAGCGTCTCAACGGTATCTACCGCAACCTGCTGGTCAACAGCGGTGTCACCCTGCTGCAGGGGCATGCGCGCATGACCGGTGCCCACGAAGTAGAAATGGACGGCCAGCGCTACAGCGCCGAGCACATCCTCATCGCCACCGGCGGCTGGCCGCAGGTGCCGGACATTCCGGGCAAGGAGCTGGCGATCACCTCCAACGAAGCCTTCTACCTCAAGGATTTGCCACGCCGCGTGCTGGTGGTGGGCGGTGGTTACATCGCTGTGGAGTTCGCCGGCATCTTCCAGGGCCTGGGCGCCGACACCACGCTGCTGTATCGCGGTGACCTGTTCCTGCGTGGCTTCGACGGTTCGGTGCGCACGCACCTGAAGGAAGAGCTGGAGAAGCGCGGGCTGGACCTGCAGTTCAACGCCGATATCCAGCGCATCGACAAGCTCGACGACGGCAGCCTGAAAGCCACGCTCAAGGATGGCCGCGAGCTGGTCGCCGACTGTGTGTTCTATGCTACCGGCCGCCGGCCGATGCTGGACAACCTGGGGCTTGAGAACACCGGTGTCGAGCTTGACGAGCGCGGTTTCATCCGCGTCGATGAGCAGTACCAGACCACCGAGCCCTCGGTGCTGGCCATTGGTGATGTGATCGGCCGTGTGCAGCTCACCCCCGTGGCCCTGGCCGAAGGCATGGCCGTGGCGCGCAGGTTGTTCAAGCCCGAACAGTATCGTCCGGTGGACTACCAGAACATTCCCACCGCGGTGTTCAGCCAGCCACCGATCGGCACAGTGGGCCTGACCGAGGAGCAGGCGCTCAAGGCCGGGCACAAGGTGCAGGTTTTCGAGAGCCGCTTCCGGGCGATGAAGCTGACCCTCACCGACATCCAGGAAAAGACCTTGATGAAACTGGTGGTGGATGCCGAGACCGACAAGGTGTTGGGTTGCCACATGGTCGGGCCCGATGCGGGTGAGATCATCCAGGGACTGGGGGTCGCACTGAAGGCCGGTGTCACCAAGCTGCAGTTCGACGAAACCATTGGCGTGCACCCGACCGCTGCGGAAGAGTTCGTCACGATGCGTACCGTGACCCGCTGA
- the ahpC gene encoding alkyl hydroperoxide reductase subunit C, protein MPIINSQVKPFNATAYHNGEFVQVSEADLKGKWSVVFFYPADFTFVCPTELGDLADNYAEFQKLGVEIYGVSTDTHFTHKAWHDTSDTIGKIKYPLIGDPTHVISRNFDVLIEEAGLADRGTFVINPEGQIKIVEINDGGVGRDASELLRKVKAAQYVAAHPGEVCPAKWKEGEATLAPSLDLVGKI, encoded by the coding sequence ATGCCGATCATCAACAGCCAGGTCAAACCGTTCAACGCCACCGCCTACCACAACGGCGAGTTCGTCCAGGTCAGCGAAGCCGACCTGAAAGGCAAGTGGTCCGTCGTGTTCTTCTACCCAGCCGACTTCACCTTCGTCTGCCCGACCGAACTGGGCGACCTCGCCGACAACTACGCCGAGTTCCAGAAGCTGGGCGTGGAAATCTACGGTGTGTCCACCGACACCCACTTCACCCACAAAGCCTGGCACGACACCTCGGACACCATCGGCAAGATCAAGTACCCGCTGATCGGTGACCCGACCCACGTCATCTCGCGCAACTTCGACGTGCTGATCGAAGAAGCCGGCCTGGCCGATCGCGGTACCTTCGTGATCAACCCGGAAGGCCAGATCAAGATCGTCGAAATCAACGACGGTGGTGTGGGCCGTGACGCCAGCGAACTGCTGCGCAAAGTGAAGGCCGCCCAGTACGTGGCCGCTCACCCAGGTGAAGTCTGCCCGGCCAAGTGGAAGGAAGGCGAAGCCACCCTGGCGCCATCGCTGGACCTGGTCGGCAAGATCTAA